The proteins below come from a single Juglans regia cultivar Chandler chromosome 12, Walnut 2.0, whole genome shotgun sequence genomic window:
- the LOC109021672 gene encoding dnaJ homolog subfamily C member 17-like: protein MDVDVDHYCILGLPSGEEGAKLSVDEIKRGYRSKALELHPDKRPGDKQALNNFQRLQSSYEILKDEKARKLFDDLLRVKREQQRRQSERDSKRDSKRQKMVSDLEERERAAFAPDPSTKEREEEDRIAKKLKEEIARIRAMHANKGANMTSATSRESAGVRKEGTGTAGARMDKEKVLKVSWEKIGEDYTAEGLKELFSKFGEVEDIVIKSSKKKGSALVVMANKEAAVAATASVCGHLSNPLLILPLQPPMVAETPSAQRSAEPDRLSNLVGAGYTAFEDSVLTKLQKAAKNQK from the exons ATGGATGTTGACGTAGATCATTACTGTATTCTTGGGCTACCCTCAGGTGAGGAAGGCGCCAAGCTTAGCGTGGATGAAATTAAAAGGGGATACAGATCAAAGGCTTTGGAATTGCACCCGGATAAGAGGCCAGGTGATAAACAAGCCCTAAACAATTTTCAAAGGCTCCAGTCATCCTATGAGATTCTCAAGGATGAAAAGGCCAGGAAGTTGTTCGATGATCTTCTACGGGTTAAGCGCGAGCAGCAACGTCGCCAGTCGGAGCGGGATTCCAAACGGGATTCCAAGCGGCAGAAGATGGTTTCTGACCTTGAGGAAAGGGAACGGGCCGCTTTTGCTCCCGACCCTTCTACAAAAGAGCGAGAAGAAGAGGATAGAATTGCTAAGAAGTTGAAGGAAGAGATTGCTAGAATACGGGCAATGCATGCAAATAAAGGGGCAAATATGACATCGGCTACAAGTAGAGAATCAGCAGGAGTGAGGAAGGAGGGTACAGGTACTGCTGGGGCCAGGATGGATAAGGAGAAGGTGCTTAAAGTTTCATGGGAGAAGATTGGTGAAGATTACACGGCGGAGGGTTTGAAAGAGTTGTTTTCGAAGTTTGGTGAGGTGGAAGATATTGTCATTAAGAGTTCCAAGAAAAAAGGTTCAGCACTTGTTGTGATGGCCAATAAAGAAGCGGCG GTTGCTGCTACAGCAAGTGTGTGTGGTCATCTTTCTAATCCATTGTTAATTTTACCTCTGCAACCACCAATGGTGGCAGAGACTCCAAGTGCTCAAAGATCTGCGGAACCTGATAGACTAAGTAATTTGGTTGGGGCTGGTTATACTGCATTCGAAGATTCTGTCTTAACAAAACTCCAAAAG Gctgcaaaaaaccaaaaatga